The Streptomyces sp. NBC_00286 nucleotide sequence GCCACGTTGATGGTCACGATCACGTGCCCGGACCTCCCGTCAGGCCACAACTGCCCTGCGAACACCTCACGTTCACTCCGGTGTTCTTGTGTAGCGCGAAACGACCCGTACCGCGCCGGGGTTGACGGGGGTTGACGCCAAAGCGGCGCTCCTGGCTTGAAACGCGCAGGTCAGGGGCTACGGCGAGTGCGGGTGAGCGAGGCTCGCGCGGGACGGGCACGGGCCGTGACGTCGCGGGCGGTCCGGCGGGGTGGCTGTCACGCGGCCGCTGTCACGCAGAACGCGGCCCGATCGGGGGTTCCAGGCCGTTCCGACACCCTAAAGAGGATCAATTCGGGCAGGGGCGGGTGCTGTCACGTACTCAGGAGGCGTGCGTGACAGGCAGCGTGACAAGGGGCGTGACGCGTGACGGTCACTCTGCGTCAGCCGGTTCGGACGTTCGAGGGTGGGCCGCTCTCCACTCAGGAGTATTCCGCTGCTGCCACGTCCGCAGCCAGGTTGTGAGCTCGTCCTTGGTGTAGCGCGTGGTCTGGCCGTCCAACTCCCCCACCGGCACGGGGACGCCGCGCTCGGGCGAGCGCCTGCGCATGTAGGTGCGGGTCGTGGCGGGCTTCCAGGGCAGGATGCCCTCCTTGAAAGCCTCAGTCAGCGATTACCGGACGGGACGGGGGAACTCCTCCCCGTCGCCCCGCAGGCGGCGCAGCCGGCGCACTCCATACAGAACTGCGTGGGGGTGCGCGGGCACCAGCAGATCGGGTTGTAGTCGGGGTCGTCGTCGCCCTGGAACCACGGCTCGCCCAGAGGGCCGGCCGTCGACGTGGACCTGGCCGTCGGCGGTGAGCGTCTCGTGCCGGGTGCCGCAGCCGGTCAACTCCACCCATACGGCGATGACCGTGTCCGGGTCGCCCGTCACGACGCGGTCCCCGAGCGCGAGCCGACTCCGGCTGCGTGGGCGCGGGCTAGTAGCGCGTTGACGGCGAGCGCGGCCGCGGGGTCGGAGTCGGGCAGCCGGTTGACGGCGGCCTGCTCGTCCTCGCTCAGCGAGTCCAGCAGGCCGGTGCGGGCCACGGTGCGCAGCAGGGCGTGGTGCAGCACGTCGGGGGCGAGGGCGGCGCTGCGGGCGGCTTCGGCTTCCTCTTCCTGGCGGCGCCGCTCGTCCTCCAGCTGCCGGGCGCGCTCGCGTTCGGCGTCGGCGGCCAGCTCGTCCTGGACGAAGGCGTCGGTGTCGGGGTCGTACGTGCCGCCGGCGGTGGCGAGCAGCTGCACTATGCGCGCCCACTCCGCGAGTTCGGCCGGGCCGCGCTCCTCGTCGGCCAGGTTCTCGCGGTCGCGGTCCATGTGCTGCTGCAGTTCGGCTTCCTCGAGGGCGGCGGCCGCCTCCGGGTGGGTCATGCCGGTGGCGCGCCGGCGGACCGCGCGGCGGCCGACCTTCGCCCAGTCGACCGGCTCACGGCGCGCGGCCGCGCCGGGCACGGGGACGCGCGGGCGCCGGCGGGATCGGGGTACGGGGGTGCTCACACGAGCCTCCCAATCGTCGCGGAAAAACGAACGGATGACGGATCCGCCGCGCGCCGGGCGCAGCCGATTACACAGTGTGACTGAGCACGCTAGTTGGCCACTTTGAACACCGCAGTTGGCCGTAGAGGGACGCCCCACAGCGTCGGAGTCAGGACTGACGGGGATGCGGCGGCATCGTCGGCTCAGGCTCGCGCGCCGCCGTCGACCCGCAGGACCGTGCCGGTCACGTAGGAGGAGCGGTCGCTGAGCAGCCAGGCGGCGGCCTGGGCGATTTCGTCGGGGTCGGCCGCGCGGCGCAGCGGGGTGCGCTCCTTGAGCCGCTCGAGAAGGCCGGGCGAATCCGCTTCCCAGGTACGGATCATCTCGGTCAGCGTGCTTCCGGGGGCGATCGCGTTGACGCGGATGTCTTCGGGGCCGTAGGTGACCGCGGCCGATTCGGTGAGGCTGTTGACCGCCCGTTTCATCGCACCGTAGGCGGGCAGTTCGGGGTTGCCCATCAGGCTGCCGACGGATGAGTTGTTGACGATGGCGCCCGTTCCGGCGGTGGCCCGGATGGCGGCGATCTCGGCGGCCATGGCGAGCCAGACGCCCTTGAGGTTCACGGCGTAGACGTGGTCGAAGTCGGCCTCCGGCATCTGGTCCATCGGCCCGGGTCGCTGGATCGTCGCGCCATTGTTGAAGGCGACGTCGAGCCGGCCATACAGGTCCACGGTCCGGTCGACGGCGGCGCGAACGCCGGCCGCGTCGGCCAGATCGCACGCCACGTAGTCCGCGATGCCGCCCGCCGCCCGGACCTCCTCGGTCACCGCCTTCAGCTGTGCCTCCGTGCGGGCCGCGAGCAGTACCCGGGCGCCTTCCCGGGCGAACAGCCGCGCCGCGGCGGCGCCGATACCGCGACCGGCACCGGTGATGAAGGCGACCTTGCCGGCCAGCAGGACCGGCGCGGCGGGGGCGGACGTGCCGGGGGTGGGTGTGTTGTCCATGGCAGCGAGCCTGCGTCCGTTCGTGGAGCCGATCCAGGCACTGGCGGTACCTGGATCGGCTCCACGCCCCCGCGCACACTGGGGGTGTGGACAGACGAGAACTGGCGGCCTTCCTGCGCAGCCGACGCGAGCGGATCACCCCGGCCGACGTTGGCCTGCCCACCGGGCCGCGCCGCCGCACTCCAGGGCTGCGCCGCGAGGAGGCGGCGCAGCTGGCGTTCATCTCGACCGAGTACTACACGCGGCTGGAACAGGCCCGCGGCCCGCGCCCGTCACGCGAGGTGCTGGCCCAGCTGGCCCGGGCCCTGCGCCTGTCGGACGCCGAGCGCGACCATCTCCACCACCTCGCCGGCGCACCGCCGGGCCCTCCGCCCGGGCCCTCGCGCGAGGTGCGGCAGAGCATTCTCGACCTGCTGCACCGGCTGCCCCAGGCCGCCGCAATCGTGACGTCCGCGACGTTCGAGGTGATCGCCTGGACCGATCTGGCGGCCGCCCTGATGGAGGACTTCTCAGCCCTCCCGCGGCGTGACCGCAACCTGGTGCGTCGCGTCTTCCTCGGCCCGCACCCCCAGGGGCGGCGGTTGTACGGGGTGTCCGACGCGGACGCGTTCGCCCGCAACTCGGCCCAGCGCCTTCGCGCCGCCGCGGCCCGCTACCCCGACGATCCCGAGATGAACGAGCTGGTGGGTGACCTTCTCTCCGGCAGCGAGGAGTTCACCCGGTTGTGGACCTCCCATGACGTGTGCGCCGAGCCCACCTTCTGCAAGACCTTCCAGCACCCATTGGTCGGCCCGGTTACCGTGAACTGCGACGTCCTCGACGTCACCGACCGGGACCAGCAGGTCGTCATCTACACCGCGACACCGGGCTCGCCCTCCGAGGAGGCCCTGCGGCTGCTGTCGGTCATCGGCACACAGCGCATGAACGTGGCCAATTGAGCCGCACCAGGATCGGATCTGACTCTCAGTCACCAACCTCCGCACCTAGGGGGAACCTCACCCGACACCGACGTCCTGACTCCCTCTGAGGGCACAACAATCATGCGGGCATGCGTGGCGTCGTGTTTCGCTGGCGCCACGCGGGTGAGCATGTGCGGACCCAGCCCTTTTCCCGCACGGAGGCGATGCGATGCCCGACCACGCCGACCATGTCCGCCCCGAGAGCGTCGAACCACAGTGGATCTCGCGATACCGGCCGCCGGAACAGCCGCTGTTCAGCGGCATTTACGGACTGGTGTTGGCCAGCGCCCTGGTGGCCGCGCTGGACGCGACGGGCGAGAAGGCCGATCCCGGCCCAGACGCGCTGTGGGTCCTGCTCACCGCGCTCGCGTCGGGCGCTGCCCATGGCTACGCGCACGTCATCGCCCAGCGTGCGTCCGCCGACAGGGCAGCCACCACGAGCAGACGGCGGTTGGTGCTCGCCGAGTGGCCACTGGTCGCCGCCGTGCTGCCCACGGTGGGAATACTGCTTGCTGCGGTAGCCGGATGGTGGGCAGAGGCCACGGCAGTGGACGCGGCCCTGCTTTTCAACACCGTCGCCTTGTTCGGCTGGGGCGCCTGGGCCGCCCGAACCGCCGGATACGGATGGCCGTCCTCGTGCCGGGCAGGAGGCTTGGACATGCTGATCGGCTTGGTGATCATTGTCGCGAATGCCCTGATCAAGTAGGCAGGCGATCGGGTGCCATGTCGGCGGGAAGGACCACGAATCCGTAATCCGTGGGCACTCTTTCCTGTCCCGCCATTGCCAGCATCGACAACCTGCGTCTTCAACCGGACCGCAAATCGGTCGGACACGATGAGGACGCTTCACAAAGCTGAGTAATGTCACGGACTGCAGAACAACAAAGTTTTCGGCATGCACTTCGCGGGGGCGAGTGCCCCGGTTACCAGAGCGTGACGATGGTCTTTGCAGCGTGCTCGACCCCGGATCGAGAGCAGAGTTGGCCAAGCAGCGGGACCGTTCGCGCATGGTGTGCGCGACGAGACCATGGTCGCTCACGCGAACGTGACCCAGCAGGGATTCCCGCGGCCGCCATGTTGGCGCGCACGTCGTCGGTAAATCCGGGCGCCGGTTCGGGATCTGGCGCTGAATGGCTGTGGTCGGCTGCCGTGTTGGAGCCCGCGTTTCCGGGTCGCAGGAGGGCGGCGACGGGCTCACCGGTTCCGCCCGGTCCATGGTCGAGGAAGGCCGTCAGCGGGTGATGGCCGTAGGTCTTCTTCCAAGTCGCCGCCGCGTCCTCCTTGCCGGAGTGGGCGATCACGAGGACGCCGTCGAGATCGACTACCACCTGGCCGTCGGCGTCCGGGGCGTTCTCGCCGGCCAACGACCAAACGCGGCCACGGACTTCGGATCGCTTCCGCTGCTCGTCAGCGGAGTGATCGAAACGCTGGTCGAGGCGTTGAAGGATGCTCCGGGCCCGGCGTACTGCCGTACGGCGTTTCCGCCGTTCGATCCGGGCGCTGTTCGCCTCCGCCTTCTTCTGCTCCTTCGGTGTCGCCCGCGGCCCGGGCGCTTCCCGTGGCCTGGAGTGCTTGCGCTGGGAACGAGGCGGCAGAGGGCGAGGGTGCAGGACAGTCCGGGCCGATCCGGGGCCGGGGAGGTGACCCTGCTCGCGGAGGAAGGCGCGGGCTGCCGCGACAAACGCATCCACCGGCGCCATATCGGTCCACGCCAGCGGGAACGAACACCTGCGGCCCCGCCCGTCCAGGACCAACACCACATCTCCGCTCCACGAGTTGAGCCGCTCGAGGAACTCGAAAGCCTCATGGCACCACCTATGAAACACCGCCATGCAAACCCGATGACAACAGACCGTCATGTCGGCTACAGAGAGCTACTTGGCACTTTCGCGCTATGCGAGCACAGGGCCGAGACGACGAAGATGACGAGCGGAGCGAGGCGCTCCCGCATGGCGGCGATTCGGATGGCCACGGGGCAGACGACGCCGTATGGGGTCAGCCCGAGGTAGACCGGGACGCCCCTGGCGTATTCCCGCGCCCTTGTCCGCGACGACGGGGTATCTGCCGGCCTCGCGGTGGACGAACTGCTGGTATCTCGAGGGCGGCCTGCTGTGCGAGGAGGGATGGACGGCAGCCTTGTGCCCGCCCTCCTACCGCGCCTTCTCCGCGTTTAGGTGGGCGGTCTCCGCGACGGCAAACTGCGGCGCCGTTCAGAGGATGCGCCAGGCAGGCAGGGGCTGCGGACGGGAGTGCCGCTGGTGCGGCACCACCCGCCCGGCGAACACCCACCGCAGGGACTCCGTGACCGGCACTCCCTGCGGGCCCCGCCTCCCGCTGGTTGCCGGAGAATTTCGCGAGACCCTCCCTGATGGCCAGGGTGCCGTCCACGGTCTCCAGGCGAGCCCACGGGACCGCCCCGAACCACGGTGCCCGCACCCGGTCGCTGAACCACACCGAGGACACCCCGTCCTCGAGCATCCGTTCCGTGCGGGCGGCTATGTCGTCCGGTGTGATGGGCAATAGCTGGGCTTCCAGGGCTGTCTTCCAGGCTCCGGCCGGGTCGCCCCGGAGTTGCGGGCGGCGGCCGCGCCGCCCTCGGGCGGGTTCTGCGTCCGTGACCGGTGGCGGGTCGTGCGTCGATCCACCCATCGGGCCGAGGAGGGAATGGGTATCGCGGCCGACGCGCACCGGGCCGTCGGGTTTCTAGCGTAGGCGTCATGAGAAGCCCCGACTCCGGCCGGCGCGCCGCGATGCCGGTCCCCGACCCGGACTTTCACCCGGTGCCCGGCGGACACGCGACGGGGTCCGCCACGCCGACCTGGTCGCCGGGATCACTCGTGAGTTCCTGGAACCAAGGAGAACGAACCATGACCACCCAACACCTCGAAACCCTGATCATCGGCGCCGGCCAGGCCGGCTTGGCGGTCGGCTGCCACCTCCAGCAGCTCG carries:
- a CDS encoding SDR family NAD(P)-dependent oxidoreductase translates to MDNTPTPGTSAPAAPVLLAGKVAFITGAGRGIGAAAARLFAREGARVLLAARTEAQLKAVTEEVRAAGGIADYVACDLADAAGVRAAVDRTVDLYGRLDVAFNNGATIQRPGPMDQMPEADFDHVYAVNLKGVWLAMAAEIAAIRATAGTGAIVNNSSVGSLMGNPELPAYGAMKRAVNSLTESAAVTYGPEDIRVNAIAPGSTLTEMIRTWEADSPGLLERLKERTPLRRAADPDEIAQAAAWLLSDRSSYVTGTVLRVDGGARA
- a CDS encoding helix-turn-helix transcriptional regulator; amino-acid sequence: MDRRELAAFLRSRRERITPADVGLPTGPRRRTPGLRREEAAQLAFISTEYYTRLEQARGPRPSREVLAQLARALRLSDAERDHLHHLAGAPPGPPPGPSREVRQSILDLLHRLPQAAAIVTSATFEVIAWTDLAAALMEDFSALPRRDRNLVRRVFLGPHPQGRRLYGVSDADAFARNSAQRLRAAAARYPDDPEMNELVGDLLSGSEEFTRLWTSHDVCAEPTFCKTFQHPLVGPVTVNCDVLDVTDRDQQVVIYTATPGSPSEEALRLLSVIGTQRMNVAN